The proteins below are encoded in one region of Juglans microcarpa x Juglans regia isolate MS1-56 chromosome 4D, Jm3101_v1.0, whole genome shotgun sequence:
- the LOC121261365 gene encoding ycf20-like protein, with protein sequence MAFRLGAMMLRPGLSPMEIESPALAHNFCFQSNFISGQNSEKIARKSVTFLRGFQTRRYGWKIAFALDTGGIPGNGGQESIDGNGPGLGGTRLGRIVSAGGRQLLEKLNSARKNFPMKIFLLLLGFYTANALATILGQTGDWDVLVAGVVVAAIEGIGVLMYRKPSPLATGRLQSFVGMVNYWKAGVCLGLFVDAFKLGS encoded by the exons ATGGCGTTTCGACTGGGAGCGATGATGCTACGGCCAGGTTTATCACCGATGGAGATTGAAAGCCCCGCCCTCGCCCACAACTTTTGCTTTCAATCAAATTTTATCAGCGGCCAAAATTCAGAAAAGATTGCTAGAAAGTCTGTAACTTTTCTTCGGGG TTTTCAGACGAGAAGATATGGGTGGAAAATAGCCTTTGCACTTGACACGGGTGGGATTCCTGGTAATGGTGGGCAAGAGAGCATCGATGGCAATGGCCCTGGTCTTGGTGGCACTCGATTGGGCAGAATAGTGAGTGCCGGTGGAAGACAGCTATTGGAGAAGCTGAATTCAGCTAGAAAGAACTTCCCCATGAAGATATTCCTGCTTCTTTTGGGTTTCTACACGGCAAATGCGTTGGCAACAATCCTTGGACAGACTGGGGATTGGGATGTACTCGTTGCAGGTGTAGTTGTTGCTGCCATTGAGGGGATTGGTGTGCTTATGTACAGAAAGCCTTCTCCTCTGGCTACTGGGAGGTTGCAGTCTTTTGTTGGGATGGTAAATTACTGGAAAGCAGGAGTGTGCCTGGGTTTATTTGTGGATGCTTTTAAACTGGGTAGTTAA